In Streptomyces sp. TLI_146, the genomic stretch GGAGATCATGGTGCCGCTGGTCGGCGCCGTCGAGGAACTGCGCATCGAACGAGAGGAGGTGGAACGCGTCCTCGCCGAGGTGTCCACGGAGTCCGGCATCCAGGTGCGGTGCCCGGTCGGCACCATGATCGAGCTGCCCCGCGCCGCGCTCACGGCGGGACGGATCGCCGAGGAGGCGCAGTTCTTCTCCTTCGGCACCAACGACCTGACCCAGACCACGTGGGGCTTCTCCCGCGACGACGTCGAGGCCGCGTTCTTCTCCGCCTACCTCGACAAAGGCATCTTCACCACCTCGCCGTTCGAGACGCTCGACCGGGCGGGAGTCGGCCGCCTGGTGCGGATCGCGGTCGACGAGGGCCGTGCCACCCGGCCGGAGCTGAAGATCGGCGTCTGCGGGGAACACGGCGGGGACCCCGACTCCGTGCACTTCTTCCACGCCGCGGGCCTCGACTACGTCTCCTGCTCGCCCTACCGCGTCCCCGTGGCACGCCTGGAGGCCGGACGGGCCGCGCTCGCCGGGACGGCGACGAGCGACACCCGGTAGAGGTGCGACCGGGACCTTGTACCCGCGCCGCGACGGCCGCCCGGCCGTCGCGGCGCGGGCGGGTCGGCCCCCTTCCCAGGACGGCTCGGCCCCTGCCCCGACGAGGGCCGGGGAGGCAGCCTGGAGCCTCGTACCGAGGCCGGACGGGACGCATCCGCCGGACCACAGCTCCGCGGGTCGGGCCGGCCCCGACAGCGGACGAGGAAGGAGTGGGTGACATGGCCCGCATCATCGGTGAGGTGATGACCCGCGAGGTCGTCGAGGCGCACCCCGAGACACCGTTCAAGGACCTGGTACGGCTGCTGGACCGGCATCGCATCAGCGGGCTGCCCGTCGTGGACGAGGACGACAAGGTCGTCGGGGTGATCTCCGAGACGGATCTGATCCACCATCAGGCGGTCCGTTCCACGGACCTGCCGGCACGACGCTTCCGCCTGGCTCCACCGCGCCGTCGCTCCGCCCGTCGCACCGCCGCCCGCACGGCGCAGGAGCTCATGTCGACACCCGCGGTCACCGTGCACCCGGAACAGCGGATCACGGATGCCGCGCGGGTGATGGAACGCCACGGCGTCGAGCGTCTCCCGGTCGTCGACGAGGAGGACCGGCTCATCGGCATCGCCACCCGGCGGGACCTGCTGCGCGTCTTCCTGCGTACGGACGACGAGATCCGCCAGGAGATCCTCGACGCGGTGGCGACCCACGCCCTGGGCCTGCCGACCCACGAGGTGAACGTCTCGGTCCGGGACGGCATGGTCACGCTCCAGGGGTCCGTGGAGCAGCGCGCCGACATCCCGTCGGCGATCCGGCTGGCGTACCGGGTGGACGGGGTGGTCGGCGTCGTCAACGGGCTGAACGTCCACCCGGCCCCGGGGCCACTCGGCCCCTCAGCGGGACCAACGGAACCTGGGGGCGGGCACCACTGACGAGGGAGGCTGCTGGTGGAAGCGGCACCGAGCCCCTTCAGTGCCGCGCCGTTCGCCGCCGCCACCGCGGCGCAGCCCTCTCGATCACGGAGGCCCGCCCTCATGACCCGCCACGACAACCCGACCGCGACCGCCGAGGCCGTCGACGCACCGACCGACATCGCCATCGCGGTGGACCGACTGGTGGCCAACGCGCTCAAGGCGCTCGCCGACTACGAGACGCTCGATCAGGAGCAGGTCGACCACATCGTGAACAAGGCCTCGGTCGCCGCCCTGGACCAGCACACCGCACTCGCGCGGCTCGCGGTGGAGGAGACCGGACGCGGCGTCGTCGAGGACAAGGCCGCCAAGAACATGTTCGCCTGCGAGCACGTCACCCACAGCATGAGCCCGATGAAGACGGTCGGCGTCGTCGCCCGCGACGACATCGAGGACATGATCGAGATCGCCGAGCCCGTCGGTGTGGTCTGCGCGGTCACCCCCGTCACCAACCCCACCTCCACCACCATCTTCAAGGCGCTGATGGCGCTCAAGACCCGCAACCCCATCGTGTTCGCCTTCCACCCCTCCGCGCAGCGCTGCAGCGCACAGGCGGCACGCCTCGTCCGCGACGCGGCGCTCGCCGCGGGCGCGCCCGAGCACTGTGTGCAGTGGATCGAGACCCCCTCCGTCGAGGCGACCGGCGCCCTGATGCGGCACCCCGGCGTCTCCCTCATCCTCGCCACCGGCGGCAACGCCATGGTGAAGGCCGCCTACTCGGCCGGCAAGCCCGCTCTGGGGGTGGGCGCCGGCAACGTCCCCGCGTACGTGCACAAGAGCGCCGAACTGCGCCGGGCCGTCAACGACCTGATGCTGTCCAAGTCGTTCGACAACGGCATGATCTGCGCCTCCGAACAGGCCGTCATCCTCGACAAGGAGATCTACGACGCGGCCCTGGCCGAATTCCGCACCCTGCACGCCCATCTGGCGACCGCCGAGGAGAAGGAGAAACTGGCGGCGTTCCTCTTCCCCGTGGGCGCCACGGGCGCGGGCTGCGCACCCAAGGTCAACTCCGCGGCCGTCGGCCGCAGCCCGGCCTGGATCGCCGAGCAGGCCGGCTTCTCCGTACCCGACGACACCTCACTCATCCTGGTCGAGGCCGACCGCGTCGGCCCCCAGGAGCCACTGACCCGGGAAAAGCTCTGCCCCGTCCTCGCCGTCCTGCGAGCCGACTCCCCGCAGCGTGCCTTCGACCTGGCCGCGGACATGGTCGCCTTCCACGGGGAGGGCCACAGCGCCGTCATCCACACCGAGGACAGCGCGCTCGCCGAGGCGTACGGCAAGCGCATGAAGACCGTCCGGATCATCGTCAACGCCCCCTCCTCCCAAGGCGCGATCGGCGGCATCTACAACAGCCTGATGCCGTCACTGACGCTGGGATGCGGCTCCTGGGGCAGCACATCGGTATCGAACAATGTCTCCGCCGCCCAGCTCCTGAACATCAAGCGCGTCTCGGTGCGCCGCAACAACCTGCAGTGGTTCAAGGTCCCCCCGAAGATCTACTTCGAGCCGCAGGCCATCCGCTACCTCGCCGACATGCCCGACATCCACCGGGTCACCGTCGTCACCGACGCGACGATGACCCGCCTCGGACTCGTCGACCGGGTCCAGCGCGTGCTGCGACAACGCCAGGAGCCGGTCACCATCCAGGTCATCGACAGCGTCGAGCCCGAACCCAGCATCGACTCGGTCCGCCGTGGGGCCCGTCTGATGGGCGACTTCCGCCCGGACACCATCATCGCGCTCGGCGGCGGCTCCCCCATGGACGCGGCCAAGGTGATGTGGCTGCTCTACGAGCAGCAGGCCCAGGGCAAGGACGTCGACTTCGCCGACATGCGGCACAAGTTCTCCGACATCCGCAAGCGCGCCTTCCGCTTCCCCGTCCTGGGCAAGCTCGCGCGGCTCGTGTGTGTGCCCACCACTTCCGGCACCGGTGCGGAGGTGACCCCGTTCGCCGTCATCTCGGACCCCGCCACCGGCAAGAAGTACCCGCTGGCCGACTACGCGCTCACCCCCAGCGTGGCCATCATCGACCCGCTGCTCACCACCGCGCTGCCCCGCGCGCTGGCCGCCGACAGCGGCTTCGACGCCCTGACCCACGCCATCGAGGCGTACGTGTCGGTCTACGCCAACGACTTCACCGACGGCCCGGCCCTGCACGCCATCCGGCTGATCTTCGACAACATCGAGGCGGCGGTGAACGACCGCGCCGCCCGGCCCCGGGCCCGGGAGAAGATGCACAACGCCGGCACCATCGCGGGCATGGCCTTCGGCAACGCCTTCCTCGGCATCGTGCACGCGATGTCCCACACCCTCGGTGCCACCTTCCACATCGCGCACGGGCGCACGAACGCGGTCCTGCTGCCGCACGTCATCCGCTACAACGGCACCGTGCCCGGCAAGGTGACCGGCTGGCCCAAGTACGAGAGCTACCGCGCCCCCGAACGCTTCCAGGACATCGCCCGCACCCTCGCCCTGCCCGCCGCCACACCGGCCCAGGGCGTCGAGTCGCTGGCCTCGGCCGTGGAGCGACTGCGTGACGCCGTGGGCATCGAGCCGACGTTCCAGGCCCTCGGCGTCGACGAGCGCGCCTTCCTCGACGCGCTGCCCCAACAGGCCCTCAACGCCTACGACGACCAGTGCGCGCCCGCCAACCCGCGGATGCCGATGCTCGACGACATGCAGGCACTCATGCGCGCGGCCTACTACGGCCGCACACCGGATCAGCCGGACCGCGAGCAGCCACCGCGCCCGTAGTCCGCCTTCGTCCGCGGTTCCCTCTCACCTCGCGACTCCCCTTCGTCCGCCCCGCTTCCTGGAGGCTCCATGCTGTCCGCGGAATCCACCGCCCTCGTCCGGGCCACCCTGCCCACCGTGGCCGGAGCACTCGACGAGATCACCACCCACTTCTACGCCACGATGTTCCGGGACCGCCCCGAGCTGCTCGACGGCATGTTCAACCGTGGCAACCAGGCCAACGGCGCCCAACGCCGCGCCCTGGCCGGGTCGATCGCCGCCTTCGCCACCGCCCTGCTCGAAAATCCCGACACCCGCCCCGACACCCTGCTCGCCCGGATCGCGCACAAGCACGCCGCCGTCGGCGTCACCGACGACCAGTACACGATCGTGCACAAGTACCTGTTCGGCGCGATCGCGGACGTCCTCGGCGACGCACTCACCCCGGACGTGGCGGCCGCCTGGGACGAGGTCTACTGGCTGATGGCCGGCGCCCTGATCAGCCGGGAAGCCCTCCTCTACCAGGACGCGGGCGTCCGGCCGGGCGAGATCTGGCGGCCCTGAACGGTCGTCGAACGCCGCACCGAGACCGCCGACGTCGTGTCCCTCCTGCTCCGCCCGGCGGACGGCCAACCGGCACCCCGCGCTCGCGCGGGCCAGTACCTGAGCGTCCGCGTGCGCATGGCCGACGGGACCCACCAACTGCGCCAGTACAGCCTGTCCTCGGACCCCGGCCAGGACCTGCGCCGCATCACCGTCAAGCGCGTCACGGGCGACGCCCGCGAGCCGGACGGCGAGGTCTCCACCCTGCTGCACGACCGCGTCAGCCCAGGAGACGAACTGACGCTGTCCGCACCGTTCGGCGACGTCTTCCTCGACGAACCGGCCGACGCCGCCACCCCGCTCGTCCTGGTCTCCGCGGGCATCGGCTGCACCCCCATGACCGGCATACTGGCCCACCTCGCCGCCCTGGGATCGACACGCCCCGTCCTGGTCCTGCACGCCGACCGCTCCCCCGCCGAGCATGCCCTGCGCGCCGAGACCCACGACCTCGTCGGCCAACTGCCCGGAGCCCGCGCCCTCTTCTGGTACGAGCACCCCGACCCGGAGGAACCCGACTCCCGCACCGGCCTGATGAATCTGGAAGGCATGGAACTCCCGGACGACGCCACGGTCTTCCTGTGCGGCCCGCTCCCCTTCATGCGAGCGGTACGCGCACAGCTACGAAGCGCCGGGGTCCCCGCACTCCGCATCCGCTACGAGGTCTTCGGCCCCGACCTGTGGCTGCCCGACACCATTTCCTGAAGCGCACCGAACCCATCCGGCCTCCCGAAGGAGAAACCCCATGACCACCGACCACACCGAACCGGCGACCGCGGTCCGGCTGCGCTCCGACGGCCCCGTGGACGAGCAGACCCTGACGTACGCCCGTACGAAGATCGACGTCCTGGTGAGCAGAGCCGGCCTGCCCGCCGTCACCGGTGAGGTCCGCATCGTACGCGCCACGGCCCACCACGCGGCCCGCCCCTGGTCGGCCACGGCAGACCTCTACGTCGGCGGTCACCAAGTGATCGCCACGGCCGAGGAAGCCACCGGCGCCGAGGTCGTCGACCGGCTCCAGGACCGCCTCCACCGCCGGATCGACAAGACCGTCCACGCTTGGGACAACGGCCACCGCACGAGCACCCCGCCGTGGCGCGGCGCCGGGCGACCCATCCGTCCCGGCGCAGGCTCCCCGAGCACCCCACAGAACCGCCACACGGCATGAACCTGTGGGGCGGCGGCTCGGCACACACGCGCCGGGACGCCGTCCGCAGGATGTGCGAAGCGGAGTTACGCGCACCACCGGTGCCCCACCCTCGGCTCAGGGGACACCCGGCCCCCCGACAGGGACGTTCGGCACCTACGTGGACGGCGCCGCCCGGCCGACACTGACCACAGGAGCGGCGCCGATCCCCCGCGGTGCCCCTCCGGCGCGGTGAGGCCGGATCGGCCCGCCCAGGACGGACAGAGAACGGCGAGTGACCCGACCCTACGGATGCTGCCATGACTGGCTTCTACGACCTGACGAACAGCTCGCAAGGGCACCGAAGCGTCCCACTGGACAGCGACGCGGCGCTGCGGCTCCTGGGCAGCGTGTCCCTGGGCCGGATCGTCTTCACCCAGCACGCGCTGCCGACCGTCCGCCCCGTCAACCACGTCCTGGTCGAGGGCGACATCGTCATCCGCACCCACGGTGACGCCTCGCTGACCCGATACACCCGCCAGACCGGGGACCAAGGGGCGGTCGTCGCCTACGAGGCCGACGACATCGACCCCGACACCCACCTCGGCTGGAGCGTGGTCGTCACCGGCTACGCCCGGCTGGTCACCGACGCACAGGAGGTGGCCCGCTACCGGGCGCTGCTGCGCCCGTGGGGGACACAGCCCATGGACCACGCCGTTCGTATCCACCCCGACCTGATCACCGGAATCCGTCTCACGGCCGACGGACCCAGCCCGTTGCGCTGAACGGCCTCAGCGGTACGGGACCACGGTCACCGGGCAGTTCGCGCGGCGCAGCAGACGGCGCAGGACCGGGCCCCGGCGCACCGGCAGGATCGAACGGCGGCGGGCACCGATGACGACCACGGCGGCCTCCCCGCCGGCCGCCACCAG encodes the following:
- a CDS encoding CBS domain-containing protein, translated to MARIIGEVMTREVVEAHPETPFKDLVRLLDRHRISGLPVVDEDDKVVGVISETDLIHHQAVRSTDLPARRFRLAPPRRRSARRTAARTAQELMSTPAVTVHPEQRITDAARVMERHGVERLPVVDEEDRLIGIATRRDLLRVFLRTDDEIRQEILDAVATHALGLPTHEVNVSVRDGMVTLQGSVEQRADIPSAIRLAYRVDGVVGVVNGLNVHPAPGPLGPSAGPTEPGGGHH
- a CDS encoding pyridoxamine 5'-phosphate oxidase family protein, with product MTGFYDLTNSSQGHRSVPLDSDAALRLLGSVSLGRIVFTQHALPTVRPVNHVLVEGDIVIRTHGDASLTRYTRQTGDQGAVVAYEADDIDPDTHLGWSVVVTGYARLVTDAQEVARYRALLRPWGTQPMDHAVRIHPDLITGIRLTADGPSPLR
- the adhE gene encoding bifunctional acetaldehyde-CoA/alcohol dehydrogenase, which translates into the protein MTRHDNPTATAEAVDAPTDIAIAVDRLVANALKALADYETLDQEQVDHIVNKASVAALDQHTALARLAVEETGRGVVEDKAAKNMFACEHVTHSMSPMKTVGVVARDDIEDMIEIAEPVGVVCAVTPVTNPTSTTIFKALMALKTRNPIVFAFHPSAQRCSAQAARLVRDAALAAGAPEHCVQWIETPSVEATGALMRHPGVSLILATGGNAMVKAAYSAGKPALGVGAGNVPAYVHKSAELRRAVNDLMLSKSFDNGMICASEQAVILDKEIYDAALAEFRTLHAHLATAEEKEKLAAFLFPVGATGAGCAPKVNSAAVGRSPAWIAEQAGFSVPDDTSLILVEADRVGPQEPLTREKLCPVLAVLRADSPQRAFDLAADMVAFHGEGHSAVIHTEDSALAEAYGKRMKTVRIIVNAPSSQGAIGGIYNSLMPSLTLGCGSWGSTSVSNNVSAAQLLNIKRVSVRRNNLQWFKVPPKIYFEPQAIRYLADMPDIHRVTVVTDATMTRLGLVDRVQRVLRQRQEPVTIQVIDSVEPEPSIDSVRRGARLMGDFRPDTIIALGGGSPMDAAKVMWLLYEQQAQGKDVDFADMRHKFSDIRKRAFRFPVLGKLARLVCVPTTSGTGAEVTPFAVISDPATGKKYPLADYALTPSVAIIDPLLTTALPRALAADSGFDALTHAIEAYVSVYANDFTDGPALHAIRLIFDNIEAAVNDRAARPRAREKMHNAGTIAGMAFGNAFLGIVHAMSHTLGATFHIAHGRTNAVLLPHVIRYNGTVPGKVTGWPKYESYRAPERFQDIARTLALPAATPAQGVESLASAVERLRDAVGIEPTFQALGVDERAFLDALPQQALNAYDDQCAPANPRMPMLDDMQALMRAAYYGRTPDQPDREQPPRP